A genome region from Methylorubrum populi includes the following:
- a CDS encoding LysR substrate-binding domain-containing protein, translating to MQFDFVSLRLFAAVVEHRNIAQASRLNNIAASAVSKRISDLEARIGAPLLHRLREGVEPTAAGQALYRHAKRMVRASDDFEAELSEYAIGERGRVRLWANTSAVTQFLPEDLAVYARRFPEVRIELREDTSRRIVDAVREGVAEIGIVSDHLSAVDLPTRTYRRDTLMLVVPAGHPVADRKTISFAEASVFDQVGLQEGSSLQARIVEEGSRLGVAVRTRVEVFGFDSIRRMVEAGLGVSILPEGAVTPYLSSLRIAALELTDAWADRSLMVVSREETALSRPARQLVECLCPDT from the coding sequence ATGCAGTTCGATTTCGTCTCCCTGCGCCTGTTCGCGGCCGTCGTCGAGCACCGCAACATCGCGCAGGCTTCTCGCCTGAACAACATCGCCGCCTCCGCGGTCAGCAAGCGCATCTCGGATCTGGAGGCGCGCATCGGTGCGCCGCTGCTCCACCGCCTGCGGGAGGGTGTGGAGCCCACGGCCGCCGGGCAGGCGCTCTACCGGCACGCCAAGCGGATGGTTCGCGCGTCCGACGATTTTGAGGCGGAGCTGAGCGAATACGCCATCGGGGAGCGGGGCCGTGTCCGGCTCTGGGCCAATACCTCAGCGGTGACGCAGTTCCTGCCGGAGGACCTCGCCGTCTACGCGAGGCGGTTCCCCGAGGTCCGCATCGAGCTGCGCGAGGACACCAGCCGGCGCATCGTCGACGCCGTCCGGGAGGGCGTCGCTGAGATCGGGATCGTCTCGGACCACCTCAGCGCGGTGGACCTGCCGACGCGCACCTACCGGCGCGACACGCTGATGCTCGTCGTCCCCGCCGGTCACCCCGTCGCCGACCGGAAGACGATCTCGTTCGCGGAAGCCAGCGTGTTCGATCAGGTCGGGTTGCAGGAGGGCAGCTCGCTCCAGGCCCGCATCGTCGAGGAAGGCTCTCGCCTCGGCGTCGCGGTTCGCACGCGCGTCGAGGTGTTCGGGTTCGACAGCATCCGGCGGATGGTCGAGGCGGGCCTCGGCGTCTCGATCCTTCCCGAGGGCGCGGTGACGCCGTACCTCTCCAGCCTCCGGATCGCCGCGCTGGAACTGACGGATGCCTGGGCCGACCGCTCGCTGATGGTCGTCAGTCGCGAGGAGACGGCGCTGTCGCGCCCGGCACGCCAGCTCGTCGAATGCCTGTGTCCCGATACCTGA